A window from Flavobacterium gyeonganense encodes these proteins:
- a CDS encoding LytTR family DNA-binding domain-containing protein — translation MLDQTIFFRINRTEIINIHYIQELNRTSAGKLEVKLKTGELLEVSNRQAVKLKNINRI, via the coding sequence ATGCTGGATCAAACTATTTTTTTCAGAATAAACAGGACTGAGATTATAAATATTCATTATATCCAGGAACTAAACCGAACAAGTGCTGGCAAATTAGAGGTAAAATTAAAGACAGGTGAACTATTGGAAGTTTCAAACCGACAGGCAGTGAAATTAAAAAATATAAACAGAATCTAA
- a CDS encoding LytR/AlgR family response regulator transcription factor: MKKIKFIIVDDERSSREELKRAIKKYDDFLLIGEAENADDAKNLIETEMPDLMFLDIQMPEKSGFDLLESLDNVPVVLFITAFNEYAVQAFEVNALDYLMKPIREERFAKAIEKKRYYK; this comes from the coding sequence ATGAAAAAGATAAAATTTATAATAGTAGACGATGAGCGCTCATCAAGAGAAGAACTGAAAAGAGCAATAAAAAAATATGATGACTTTCTTCTTATTGGTGAAGCTGAAAATGCAGATGATGCTAAGAATCTTATTGAAACAGAAATGCCGGATTTAATGTTTTTAGATATTCAAATGCCTGAAAAATCCGGTTTTGATTTATTAGAATCTTTAGATAATGTGCCAGTAGTACTATTTATTACCGCTTTTAATGAATATGCTGTACAGGCATTTGAAGTAAATGCTTTAGATTATCTCATGAAACCTATAAGAGAGGAGCGTTTTGCAAAAGCAATTGAAAAAAAGAGATATTATAAGTGA
- a CDS encoding CocE/NonD family hydrolase, whose protein sequence is MKSILKLLFFLLMLSEAFSQQTSLIKSEDVKSAYDIQDSVMIKTHDGAFISAIVVRKKGITTPQPVILQYTIYVNDKGRDLRSLKAAADKDYVGVIAYTRGKRFSPDEIFPYENDGNDAYDVIDWVSKQEWCNGSIGMYGGSYNGFTQWAACKKMHPALKTIVPYVANRPGMGLPMENNVFINPNYEWSFYVGNNKTLDTIAGNDRQRFRKMQFKWWESGVAYKKLDSIDGTPNRLFQRWISHPSFDKYWQNMAPYKNDFAHINIPVLVIDGYYNDSQNSGLYYLRELQKYNPKTNSYLIIGPYGHFGAQTGGTAVINDYNVDADALINTNKITYEWFDYILKNAPKPAILKDKINYQVMGANEWRSAPSIDKMSNSFLIFYLTDIKSGDFHSLEDKKPTKKSYLLQEVDFANREISKNDYYPDPIIKRELNTANGFVFISEPLKEPIVINGSFLGKIKASINKKDIDVGVTLYEVTPTGEYFHLSYFIGRASYAKDSTKRNLLKPDAIESIPFSNTHLVSKQLNKGSRLLITLNVNKNAFSELNYGTGKTVTEESIKDATEVLKIKWYNDSFVKIPIWK, encoded by the coding sequence ATGAAGTCAATTTTAAAACTGTTATTCTTTCTTTTAATGCTTTCAGAAGCATTTTCACAACAGACAAGTCTCATAAAATCAGAAGATGTGAAAAGCGCTTATGATATTCAGGATAGTGTCATGATTAAAACACACGATGGCGCTTTTATTTCGGCCATAGTTGTAAGGAAAAAAGGAATTACCACTCCACAACCTGTAATACTTCAATATACTATTTATGTAAACGATAAAGGAAGGGATCTGCGTTCTTTAAAAGCAGCTGCAGATAAGGATTATGTTGGTGTTATTGCCTACACAAGGGGCAAGCGATTTAGTCCGGACGAAATATTTCCTTATGAAAATGACGGTAATGATGCTTACGATGTTATTGACTGGGTAAGTAAACAAGAATGGTGTAACGGAAGCATAGGAATGTATGGAGGAAGTTATAATGGATTTACGCAGTGGGCAGCCTGCAAAAAAATGCATCCCGCACTTAAAACTATTGTTCCCTATGTAGCCAACAGACCCGGAATGGGACTTCCTATGGAAAATAATGTGTTTATAAATCCTAATTACGAATGGTCGTTTTATGTTGGTAATAATAAGACCCTAGATACGATTGCCGGAAATGACAGACAGCGTTTTAGAAAAATGCAGTTTAAATGGTGGGAATCAGGAGTAGCCTATAAAAAATTAGACAGTATTGATGGTACTCCAAACAGATTGTTTCAAAGATGGATAAGCCATCCGTCATTTGATAAATACTGGCAAAACATGGCGCCTTATAAAAATGATTTTGCCCATATAAATATTCCTGTTTTGGTAATTGACGGTTATTATAATGATTCTCAGAATTCGGGTTTATATTATTTAAGAGAGCTTCAGAAGTACAATCCAAAAACAAATTCGTATTTAATTATTGGCCCTTACGGTCATTTTGGAGCTCAAACAGGAGGTACTGCTGTAATAAATGATTATAATGTTGATGCAGATGCACTAATTAATACGAATAAAATAACATACGAGTGGTTTGATTATATTTTAAAAAATGCTCCAAAACCAGCAATTTTAAAAGACAAAATTAATTATCAGGTAATGGGGGCAAATGAATGGCGAAGTGCCCCATCAATTGATAAAATGAGTAATAGTTTTTTAATATTTTATCTGACGGACATTAAATCTGGGGATTTTCATTCTTTAGAAGATAAAAAACCAACTAAGAAAAGTTATCTTTTGCAAGAAGTTGATTTTGCTAACAGAGAAATCAGCAAAAATGATTACTATCCGGATCCGATAATAAAAAGAGAACTCAATACAGCTAATGGATTTGTTTTTATAAGTGAACCCCTGAAAGAACCAATTGTAATTAATGGATCATTTTTAGGTAAAATCAAAGCCAGCATCAATAAAAAAGATATAGATGTGGGAGTGACTTTATATGAAGTAACACCAACAGGTGAATATTTTCATCTGTCTTATTTTATTGGACGTGCCAGTTATGCTAAAGATAGTACAAAAAGAAATTTACTAAAGCCCGATGCAATTGAGTCTATTCCTTTTTCAAATACACATTTAGTAAGTAAACAATTAAATAAAGGCAGCAGATTGTTAATTACTTTGAATGTCAACAAAAATGCATTTTCCGAACTCAACTACGGAACCGGAAAAACAGTGACCGAAGAATCAATTAAAGATGCCACTGAAGTATTAAAAATAAAATGGTATAACGATAGTTTTGTCAAAATTCCAATTTGGAAATAA
- a CDS encoding fatty acid desaturase family protein encodes MNNTAPTFSKQDNLKFFRTLNSRVNNYFKENNIQKTGNWKLHLKAIILFSVFLTPYFLILALDMPFWAQLLLNIVMGIAMAGIGMNVMHDGNHGSYSSKSWINKIMGGSIYILAGNVHNWQVQHNVLHHTYTNIHGHDEDLDAGRIIRFTQNAEWHRFHKFQHYYSFFLYGLLTFNWALTTDFKQMKDYIKRKLSYGAPQSPAKLWTVLVITKIIYVMIWMVLPMVLGVTWWKVVVGFFVMHYTAGLILSIVFQLAHVVEETSNPVPNEEGEIENTWAIHQLYTTANFAPKNKIVNWFTGGLNHQIEHHIFPNISHIHYGKIAEIVKQTAKECNLPYYEFKTMRGAILAHYKHLKDLGVKPEFA; translated from the coding sequence ATGAATAATACCGCACCGACATTTTCAAAGCAGGATAATCTGAAGTTTTTCAGAACGCTTAACTCACGGGTAAACAATTACTTCAAAGAGAACAACATCCAAAAAACCGGAAACTGGAAGCTGCACTTAAAAGCGATTATTCTATTTTCTGTATTTCTGACCCCTTATTTTTTAATTCTGGCACTTGACATGCCTTTTTGGGCACAACTACTATTAAATATTGTCATGGGAATCGCTATGGCAGGAATTGGAATGAACGTAATGCATGACGGAAATCACGGCTCTTATTCTTCTAAATCATGGATTAATAAAATCATGGGGGGAAGCATTTATATTCTGGCCGGAAACGTGCATAACTGGCAGGTTCAGCATAATGTATTGCACCATACTTACACTAATATTCACGGGCATGATGAAGATTTGGATGCCGGAAGAATCATTCGTTTTACGCAAAATGCAGAATGGCACCGTTTTCATAAATTCCAACACTATTATTCTTTCTTTTTATATGGATTACTGACTTTCAATTGGGCTTTAACAACCGATTTTAAGCAAATGAAAGACTATATAAAAAGAAAATTATCTTATGGAGCTCCCCAAAGCCCGGCCAAATTATGGACGGTTTTAGTAATAACAAAAATCATCTACGTAATGATCTGGATGGTTTTGCCAATGGTTTTAGGCGTAACATGGTGGAAAGTAGTAGTTGGTTTTTTTGTAATGCATTACACTGCCGGACTAATTTTGAGTATCGTTTTTCAGCTGGCACATGTTGTGGAGGAAACTTCAAATCCAGTTCCGAATGAAGAAGGGGAAATTGAAAATACCTGGGCAATTCACCAATTGTATACTACAGCTAACTTTGCTCCAAAAAACAAAATCGTAAACTGGTTTACCGGTGGTTTAAATCATCAGATCGAGCATCATATTTTTCCAAATATCAGCCACATCCATTACGGAAAAATCGCTGAAATCGTAAAACAAACAGCCAAAGAATGCAATTTGCCTTATTATGAATTCAAAACCATGAGAGGCGCAATCCTGGCTCATTACAAGCATTTAAAAGATCTTGGGGTAAAACCTGAGTTTGCATAA
- a CDS encoding ferritin-like domain-containing protein, whose product MIHTDETTKEAVKTLEGLISILEDGKLGYTNAAEHVENPAMKTEFLEFARERALFIVELQDEINKLGKSTDTSGGGPLGALHRTWIDIKSSFTGGDTEAIINACVTGEEAAIEKYKKALEENHLEYNQVNIVSKQLNSIQNTLSLIKMKAN is encoded by the coding sequence ATGATACATACAGATGAAACTACAAAAGAAGCAGTTAAAACTTTAGAAGGATTAATTTCAATTCTTGAAGACGGAAAACTAGGCTATACCAATGCAGCCGAGCATGTAGAAAATCCTGCAATGAAAACCGAATTTCTTGAATTCGCACGTGAAAGAGCCTTATTTATTGTTGAATTGCAAGATGAAATCAACAAATTAGGAAAATCAACAGACACTTCTGGCGGAGGACCATTAGGAGCACTTCACAGAACCTGGATTGATATTAAATCTTCTTTTACAGGCGGTGATACAGAAGCAATTATCAATGCATGCGTTACCGGAGAAGAAGCTGCTATCGAAAAATACAAAAAAGCACTGGAAGAAAACCATCTTGAGTACAATCAGGTTAACATCGTTTCAAAACAATTGAACAGTATTCAAAATACTTTGTCATTAATTAAAATGAAAGCGAATTAA
- a CDS encoding alkaline phosphatase, with amino-acid sequence MNRRKFFKNGSLFTIGAAILNPFEGSANVLDLESAYKNKKAKNIILLVSDGMSTGTLNMTDLFLNRKNGKGSNWIQLYKDSRVSRALMDTASASSIVTDSSAASSSWGGGFRVNNGVLNVSPQGEPHLPIWQKFKKSGKMAGCVTTVPITHATPAGFCVNSKSRNAQEDIAEQYLELGFDIMMGGGANYFSPELRKDKKDMYAAYAAKGYQVVKTKAEMEAASNLKPVLGVFADDGLPYYVDRNSDEKLKTTVPSLAEMSQKAIDRMKGHKNGFVLQIESGKVDWAAHGNDIAGLINDQIEFDEAVKVAIDFAEKDKETLVIITTDHGNANPGIIYGKNANDNFDSIQKYTQTNEWILNQIKPQSSVSQVKEIIEKANGHSVSDEDAKYVLGYYDGLHKEDGLYNYKKLPYKAFAEMQGKINSVGWISMDHSADYVELAMFGPGSELLKPFVKNTDLHYLMLQAAEVENKF; translated from the coding sequence ATGAATAGAAGGAAGTTCTTTAAAAATGGCTCATTGTTTACAATAGGAGCCGCAATTCTCAATCCGTTTGAGGGTTCTGCAAATGTTTTGGATTTAGAGTCTGCGTATAAAAACAAAAAAGCCAAAAATATCATCTTACTTGTAAGTGACGGAATGAGTACCGGGACGCTTAATATGACCGATTTGTTTCTCAACAGAAAAAATGGCAAAGGATCAAACTGGATACAATTATATAAGGACAGCAGGGTTTCAAGAGCTTTGATGGATACAGCTTCTGCAAGTTCCATAGTAACCGATTCTTCTGCAGCAAGTTCATCATGGGGAGGCGGTTTTCGTGTAAATAATGGAGTGCTGAATGTGAGTCCGCAAGGAGAACCGCATTTACCAATTTGGCAAAAGTTTAAAAAGTCGGGTAAAATGGCGGGTTGTGTGACTACAGTTCCTATTACGCATGCAACTCCGGCTGGTTTTTGCGTTAACAGCAAAAGCAGAAATGCCCAGGAAGATATTGCCGAACAATATTTGGAATTGGGTTTTGATATTATGATGGGAGGCGGAGCCAATTATTTCAGTCCGGAATTAAGAAAGGACAAGAAAGATATGTATGCCGCTTATGCCGCAAAAGGATATCAGGTTGTAAAAACAAAAGCGGAAATGGAGGCTGCATCAAATTTAAAACCTGTTCTGGGTGTATTTGCAGATGACGGACTTCCGTATTATGTAGACAGAAATAGTGATGAAAAATTAAAAACCACTGTTCCGAGTCTTGCCGAAATGTCTCAAAAAGCAATCGACAGAATGAAAGGCCATAAAAATGGTTTTGTTTTGCAGATTGAAAGTGGAAAAGTGGATTGGGCCGCACATGGGAACGATATCGCCGGTCTGATTAATGATCAGATTGAATTTGATGAAGCTGTAAAAGTGGCCATAGATTTTGCTGAAAAAGACAAAGAAACATTAGTAATCATTACCACAGATCACGGAAATGCAAATCCGGGAATTATTTACGGAAAAAATGCCAATGATAACTTTGACAGTATCCAAAAATACACGCAGACCAACGAATGGATTCTGAACCAGATAAAACCACAATCTTCAGTTTCTCAGGTAAAAGAAATTATTGAAAAAGCAAACGGCCATTCGGTTTCTGATGAAGATGCCAAATATGTATTGGGGTACTACGACGGATTACACAAAGAAGATGGTTTATACAATTATAAGAAACTGCCGTATAAAGCTTTCGCAGAAATGCAGGGAAAAATAAATTCGGTAGGCTGGATCAGTATGGATCACTCGGCAGATTATGTTGAGCTGGCGATGTTTGGGCCCGGAAGTGAGCTTTTAAAACCTTTCGTAAAAAATACCGATTTGCATTATCTAATGCTGCAGGCTGCGGAAGTGGAGAATAAATTTTAA
- a CDS encoding pyridoxal phosphate-dependent aminotransferase, with the protein MNHILSDRINNLATSQTLAMAALARELKAQGKDIISLSLGEPDFNTPDFIKEAAKKAIDDNYSTYSPVDGYQDLKEAICRKFKRDNGLEYKPSQIVVSTGAKQSLYNIAQVMLNDGDEVILPAPYWVSYFEIVKLSGGVPVEVPTSVETDFKITPEQLEAAITPKTKMMWFSSPCNPSGSVYSREELTALAKVLEKHPNIYVVADEIYEHINFSGTFCSIGSIPGMLEKTITVNGVAKAFAMTGYRIGYIGAPEFIAKACTKIQGQVTSGANSVAQRATITAVDADPSVLNEMVQAFHGRRDLVVGLLKEIPGVKINVPEGAFYVFPDVSSFFGKTLKGHEIKDANDVSMYLLAEANVATVTGDAFGNPNCIRFSYATNNDILTEALRRIKEALTA; encoded by the coding sequence ATGAACCATATTCTTTCAGACAGAATTAACAATTTAGCGACTTCGCAAACTTTAGCGATGGCTGCATTAGCCCGTGAGCTAAAAGCACAAGGAAAAGACATTATCAGTTTAAGTTTAGGTGAGCCTGATTTCAATACGCCTGATTTTATTAAAGAAGCTGCAAAAAAAGCAATCGACGATAATTACAGTACCTATTCTCCTGTTGACGGATATCAGGATTTAAAAGAAGCTATCTGCAGAAAATTCAAAAGAGATAATGGTTTAGAATACAAACCTTCTCAAATTGTAGTTTCAACAGGTGCAAAACAATCATTATACAACATTGCGCAAGTAATGTTAAACGATGGTGACGAGGTAATTTTGCCAGCACCATACTGGGTTTCTTATTTCGAAATCGTAAAACTTTCAGGCGGAGTTCCTGTTGAAGTTCCAACTTCAGTAGAAACAGATTTCAAAATCACCCCTGAGCAATTAGAAGCTGCCATCACGCCAAAAACAAAAATGATGTGGTTCTCTTCTCCATGTAATCCTTCAGGATCTGTTTACAGCAGAGAAGAATTAACAGCTCTAGCTAAAGTGTTAGAAAAACACCCAAATATTTACGTAGTTGCAGACGAAATCTATGAACACATCAATTTCTCTGGAACGTTCTGCAGTATTGGTTCTATCCCGGGGATGTTAGAAAAAACAATCACTGTAAACGGAGTTGCAAAAGCATTTGCCATGACAGGATACCGAATTGGTTACATTGGTGCTCCGGAGTTTATCGCAAAAGCGTGTACAAAAATTCAGGGACAAGTAACTTCTGGTGCAAATTCTGTTGCGCAAAGAGCTACAATCACAGCTGTAGATGCTGACCCTAGTGTATTAAACGAAATGGTTCAGGCTTTCCACGGTCGTAGAGATTTAGTGGTTGGATTATTAAAAGAAATTCCAGGAGTAAAAATCAATGTTCCGGAAGGAGCTTTCTATGTGTTCCCAGACGTTTCTTCTTTCTTCGGAAAAACATTAAAAGGACACGAAATTAAAGATGCAAACGATGTTTCGATGTATCTTTTAGCAGAAGCAAACGTAGCAACTGTAACAGGAGACGCTTTTGGAAATCCTAACTGTATTCGTTTCTCTTACGCAACAAACAACGATATTTTAACAGAAGCATTACGCAGAATCAAAGAAGCTTTGACTGCATAA
- a CDS encoding IS110 family transposase, whose product MNLKYSVGLDIASKKIDICISVINSNQSVKVVSSKSFLNTLNGFKDIESWIIKNHKEKDVQLVLCMEATGVYHENCALYFHERNYKISIILANKAKHYLISLGLKSKNDSIDAKGLSKMGAEQCLELWQPMGRFFYVLRQYTRQYENLQEQKTVFNNQLHALEHSMFKNKAMIKQQKDTLKLFDKQLKELEKLMNTLIDSDQVIKQRFANVCKIKGIGMLTAATILAETNGFELFKNYKQLVSYAGFDVVERESGMSKGKTKISKKGNSHIRRVLFMPAFTAVKHKEKPVVDLYNRTIEKHGIKMKSYVAVQKKAVGFNLSYLEKRPGI is encoded by the coding sequence ATGAATTTGAAGTACTCGGTAGGATTGGATATTGCTAGTAAAAAAATTGACATTTGCATATCAGTAATAAATAGCAATCAAAGCGTAAAAGTAGTATCCAGCAAATCATTTTTAAATACCCTAAATGGTTTTAAAGATATAGAAAGCTGGATTATAAAAAATCACAAGGAGAAAGATGTCCAGCTAGTTTTATGTATGGAAGCCACTGGGGTTTATCACGAGAATTGTGCACTTTATTTTCATGAAAGAAACTATAAAATATCGATAATTTTAGCCAACAAGGCAAAACATTATTTGATTTCATTGGGGTTAAAATCCAAGAACGATAGCATTGATGCCAAAGGACTATCTAAAATGGGAGCAGAACAATGTTTAGAATTATGGCAGCCTATGGGCAGATTTTTCTATGTATTGCGCCAATATACACGCCAATATGAGAATTTACAAGAGCAAAAAACAGTCTTTAATAATCAACTGCATGCCTTAGAACATTCCATGTTTAAAAACAAAGCCATGATAAAACAGCAGAAAGACACTCTTAAATTGTTTGATAAACAACTTAAAGAACTCGAAAAATTAATGAATACTTTAATCGATTCTGATCAAGTTATAAAACAGAGGTTTGCTAATGTTTGTAAAATAAAAGGTATAGGGATGCTTACCGCAGCAACAATTTTAGCTGAAACAAATGGTTTTGAATTATTTAAAAACTACAAGCAGCTAGTGTCTTATGCTGGATTTGATGTAGTTGAGCGAGAATCAGGAATGAGTAAAGGGAAAACAAAAATATCAAAAAAAGGAAATAGTCATATCCGCAGAGTGTTATTTATGCCTGCTTTTACGGCTGTAAAACACAAAGAAAAACCCGTAGTAGATTTGTATAATCGAACTATTGAGAAACATGGCATTAAGATGAAGAGTTATGTTGCAGTCCAAAAAAAAGCTGTTGGTTTTAATTTATCATATCTGGAAAAAAGACCAGGCATATGA
- the rsmG gene encoding 16S rRNA (guanine(527)-N(7))-methyltransferase RsmG, with protein MDEILKYFPDLTDIQIDQFQKLDFLYHDWNEKINVISRKDIDSLYTKHILHSLGIAKIMKFEPGATVLDVGTGGGFPGIPLAILFPETRFYLIDVIAKKIKVVQGVVDALELKNIKAEQKRAELVKGDFDFIVSRAVTNMPDFVSWIKDKIKKQQKHTLKNGILYLKGGDLTEELKDFPKATLYDLSTIFEDEFFETKKVVHLPLKFQP; from the coding sequence ATGGATGAGATATTGAAATATTTTCCGGATTTGACTGACATTCAAATCGACCAATTTCAAAAATTAGACTTTTTATATCACGACTGGAACGAAAAAATTAATGTTATCTCAAGAAAAGACATTGATTCATTATATACGAAACACATCCTGCATTCTCTTGGAATTGCAAAAATCATGAAATTCGAACCCGGAGCAACTGTTTTGGATGTTGGAACCGGAGGTGGTTTTCCGGGAATTCCGCTGGCAATTCTTTTTCCTGAAACACGTTTTTATCTAATTGATGTTATTGCGAAAAAAATAAAAGTGGTTCAGGGAGTAGTTGACGCTTTGGAACTGAAAAATATAAAAGCAGAACAAAAACGTGCCGAATTGGTAAAAGGTGATTTCGATTTTATTGTAAGCCGTGCCGTAACCAATATGCCTGATTTTGTTTCGTGGATAAAAGATAAAATCAAAAAGCAGCAAAAACACACGTTGAAAAATGGAATCCTATATTTAAAAGGTGGTGATTTAACCGAAGAGTTAAAAGATTTTCCAAAAGCTACTTTATATGATTTGTCTACTATTTTTGAAGATGAATTTTTTGAAACTAAAAAAGTGGTGCATCTGCCATTAAAATTTCAGCCTTAA
- a CDS encoding sensor histidine kinase — MIERISNYWKIQFIGWITASFYWGLLAFFTGNFSWKIGIADLILDVFVGITLTHFYKNFALRNGWNKLNLKKLVPKIALSVLTLSLLYMVLIVCKLYLVRLFILKGTQISFIEFFISTQLQVFITGTRLMSIWVLAYHLYHYSRLEIETVKENAQLSLRIKEAQLNNLSAQLNPHFFFNSLNNIKFLMLENPDLARRAIDLLSELLRSSLNSNVGKLISLDDEINLVKDYLELEKMRFEERLQIEMEITLDTTKHLILPLSIQSLVENAIKHRIEKRKSGGCIVIKIEEKNNFININVQNTGKLIKENKDRGIGLKNLQERLLLQYNGKAFFEIKQMENETVLATILIPFK; from the coding sequence ATGATTGAAAGAATATCCAACTATTGGAAAATTCAGTTTATAGGATGGATTACGGCTTCTTTTTATTGGGGATTGCTGGCTTTTTTTACAGGTAATTTTAGCTGGAAAATAGGAATAGCAGATTTAATCCTGGATGTGTTTGTTGGCATCACATTAACACATTTCTATAAAAATTTTGCTTTAAGAAACGGATGGAATAAGTTAAATCTAAAAAAGCTGGTTCCAAAAATTGCACTTAGTGTTCTTACGCTCTCCTTATTGTATATGGTTTTGATTGTGTGTAAGCTTTATCTCGTACGACTATTTATTTTAAAAGGAACTCAGATTTCATTTATAGAATTCTTCATATCTACCCAATTACAGGTTTTTATTACGGGTACCAGACTAATGTCTATCTGGGTTTTGGCTTACCATCTTTATCATTATTCACGACTTGAAATCGAAACTGTAAAAGAAAATGCGCAATTATCACTTAGAATAAAAGAGGCACAGCTAAATAATCTGAGTGCACAGCTTAACCCGCATTTCTTCTTTAACTCCTTGAACAATATAAAATTTCTGATGTTAGAAAATCCGGATTTGGCAAGGCGTGCAATTGATCTTTTGTCTGAACTTTTGAGGAGTTCTTTAAATAGCAATGTAGGGAAATTAATATCCTTAGATGACGAAATCAATCTCGTTAAAGACTACCTGGAATTAGAAAAAATGCGATTTGAGGAAAGGCTGCAAATAGAAATGGAAATAACTTTAGACACTACAAAACATCTCATTCTGCCTTTGAGTATTCAATCTCTGGTTGAGAATGCAATAAAACATAGAATTGAAAAAAGAAAGAGCGGTGGATGTATTGTTATAAAAATTGAAGAAAAAAACAATTTTATAAACATTAATGTACAAAATACAGGAAAGCTAATTAAGGAGAATAAAGATAGAGGTATTGGATTGAAAAATTTGCAAGAAAGATTGTTACTACAATACAACGGGAAAGCTTTCTTTGAAATAAAACAAATGGAAAATGAAACCGTATTGGCAACTATTTTAATTCCATTCAAATGA